Part of the Candoia aspera isolate rCanAsp1 chromosome 1, rCanAsp1.hap2, whole genome shotgun sequence genome, AGAAGGAAGGATCCTTATTATACTGGCAATTACTACAAGTATGATTGGAGTTGGGTTTGTCTTTGGCTGCCATGactttgcttttttgtttcttattatgtctttttgtttgcttttaaccCTATGAATGCTGTCACAATTGTGAgattggtggctatataaattgattaaacaaataaCCATAAACAGAGATGTGTGTTCACTTTACTTATGTCAACAGTGAGATTCAATTCATTCTGATTGTTTTCTTATCTCCATTGTTtcaggaggtggggtggggaatgaaagagctggctgctggagagaacccGTAGGAATGAATGTGTAGTATTATTAACTATagcaaactatttttaaataaattcttttttcccTGTTTCGATAGATGGGAGACAGCATTATAAATTATAAGTGAAGGATAAAGAAAAGGGAATGGAAATCACACTAGGAAGCAAtctttattccttcctttttatatGCAAACATCATATATGCATAGGCAGAATCTGCTAATACTAGAAAAAGATTTGTAATTAGAATTTTCCACACCGATAGATTTTcaatttgctttttaattagGAGAATCGTATCTGTAGATTGAATAAACTAACAGTTTCCTTCCAATTTTGCAATGAGAGTTCCCCATTGGATTACAGAATGATTCTAAACCATCCCAAGATGGCAAACATCTCTTTCTTTTTGACAATTAATCGCTTTCTTCAAGGCATCTTTTACCTCTTTATTCCTTAAGCTGTAGATTACTGGATTCAGCATTGGGACCACCAGAGTGTAGAACACAGCTGAGATCTTCTCTTGCTGCTGAATGTACACAGAGCTGAGCTGCAAATGGCTTAAACTAACTGGCCCATAGAACATGGTGACTGCTGTCAGGTGGGAAGCACAGGTAGAAAAAGCTTTGTATCTGCTCCCAGAAGTGTGCATCTTTATGATACAAGAGAGGATACACAGGTAAGAGATTATAATTATTAGGAAAGTAGAAAGAGCGATTACTCCAGAGAAGGTGACCAATAAAAGTTCATTAATGTGGGTATCACTGCATGAAACTTTCAACATAGCCGGTGTATCACAGAAGAAGTGGTTTATTACACCTGGGGCACAGAATGACAGCATAAGCAAGCCAGAGGTATGTGTGAGGGAATTCACTATTCCTCCTAGGTATGACCCTGCCACTAGGTAGACATAGACCCTTTTGGTCATCATAGTGGTATACAGCAATGGCTTACAAATGGCTACATAGCGGTCATATGCCATTACTGCAAGCAGGAAGCCCTCGGTACTCACAAACACTACAAAAAAACAATGTTGGGTAAGGCATCCAGTGTATGAAATAGTTTTAAACTCTGCTAAATTCATCAAGAGCCTTGGTGCAAAGATGGAAGAGTAGCAGAGATCAACTACAGACAGATTgctgaggaagaagtacattggggtATGAAGCCGGGGACTGATTCTGATCAGTACAATCATCCCCATGTTCCCAGCCAGTGTCAGAAAATAGATCAGGAAAAATATCATGAAGAGGGGGACCTCAAATGCCAGCCAGTCCGTTAGCCCAAGAAGGATGAATTCAGTTACCATGGTGTAATTGTTCATGATCATTTAGCGGTGATCACATGACACTGCACCTGGTAAGCAAAAGGAAAGGCTGTAGATCATTACACTGGTCAAAGTAGACCTGGCATCACTTAATTAAAGTATAATCAGACAGCTTGGAATTGGCATCTGAGCAGAGAATTGGATTTTCAAGTCAGAGTTTCTGGAAGCTCCTGTTTGTGTGAGAGATATTTTTGTTTGACTACCTGTGAAAACTGTTTGATGCAGGGAGAAGACAGCTTATGCAAACGATCTTACTTTTTGCTTTCTCCTCCCTGTAACTCTCATCCCTCAAAAAGCCTTCTAGATATTCAGAAGAACCAAATATTGTTTATGGTGTCTTACATGATTGCAGTAGGAAAGAAATTAACCAAAACTACGTACAATAATTTTGCATTGCTTCCTATACTGGCTGTCTGCCCCCTTGTCACCACTGCTCCCTTGAAAAAACACATAGCCTCCGATGTTCAGAAGGTCCTTCTGAACCATCTGAAGAGGTTTCTCAAGAAATACAGAGAGCTGCAAGGGAGTggagacaaagagaaaaacaCATTGCATGAGTTGCCCTTTGCTCAGATAGCATGTGATACAACTTGGGCAGTTTCCCTAATGACATTTGCAATTTTTctaaagaattgtgcccatctCTGCATgggttttgtggggaaaaaaatgaaaatccccTGAAGCCTTTAACTGCAGTTGCTTTTAACATTATAGCTACATCAAGCTAAGACATAGTGAATATGACTAACACTTACCTGGATCCTTTGAGTACTGGGCAGCCTCAGTGGCAATGAAGCTGTAAGCTTCCTCAGCTTCTTTGGGAGATGTGTCCTTCATTGTAGATGTATCAGATGCATTGTTTGGAGTGCTTTTCCTCCTGATTAACATGTCAATTTATATTGTTACACGTTAACAAGAATTAATTAAATTGTATAAGTCATTCCGATCATCCCAAGCGAATTAGATCTCCCCCAATCCCAAATAAACTGTGCCTAGAAATCCTAAATCACTTCTGTTTGTGGGCTTGAATCACATACTTTGCTGCTGTGTCCGTCAAAGAGTATTCTGGGATGCAAGAGAAAATATATGAGCTAAGGAAGCAAGTCAAAATGCTCAGAGCATTTGATCATCCTTAAGTTTTACTGATGCTCCTGTATAGAAATAGAACTGCATGAACTATTCATACAGCAGATGGACTCCTTTATCTAGGGACTACACTTCTTAGATAGGATGTCAAAGCCTTGAATGTTAACTAAAGCAAAGTTAACAAATCTTTTTAGGCACTTCCCGAAGGTTCACATTTACCAGAAGCAATACTTCTAGAAAAGAAGCTCATTACTGAAGGTGGCCAAACAACAAATATTGCCTCTATTTAGATAGAGTGAGGCTGCAGATCTGGAGGGCAGAGATTGTGGAAGAAGATGGATTTAGTGGATGCCTTGTGGCTATCTCAGTCTTCTGCCTAAATTTCCTCATTTGTTAGATGTAATTATAACCCACTGCGCAAAGAGATCTAGACTGTGTAGCATTTGTATCCCAAAACTGGTAGAGACAAGAACAGCATTCTTCCTCCTTTCTAAATGTTCCTCTTCCCTCTTTGCAGAATAGACATACCACATTTCAACTGGGCAGAAATACAGGTTAAGAAGGAAATATAGAGGGCTCAACCACTGCCTGCATTATTGAGGGTGGAGATATATCtagtcttctttttccttccgaACTGGGCTCCAAGTTTAAGCCATGCTGGTAAGAGGAATGCTTAAGGAGCATTTGGAGGATATACTAGATGCCAAACAGTTAAGAATCCTTTCTGTCTACTGATTTAATTCTGAAAATCATTCCTTTTGCATGATTATAAAAATCACTTTGAAAGAACTTAACTcttaaaaatgagaaataaacaaacaaacaaacaaataaataccaaCCTTTGCAAATGTAGCTTTGGGCATTTGCATTTGCATCAGCTGATTGCATTTGCATCAGCTAAAAGGATGTGCATTTCAGCTTTTAGATGCTATTTCCTGCCATgcaaacaatttttatttttaattgaaaaatccCAGCAGCTTTGCTAGATTTTTCAGTTTCTGCTCTGAATCATAGGCTCTGATTCATCTTCATAGACTATCATGCTAAAAGCATTCAGTTACTTTCACAGAACCTTGAGCAATGTAGGGGCAATCCAGAAATAATTTCTATCACTCACACTATCCCAAATGAATGGAAGAAGCCAATCTACCTTGACCAATCACCCAGAGTGACTGCATCACTTCTCAGTATAGGGTTATGCATGAGGGGTGAGTTGGCCACAGACCTGATGATTTAGGGAGAAAGACATTTATTCCATTAAGTGACCTGAAGCAATAGCATCCCTGAAGTAACTTCATCTTCAGAGTCTCAAGGGAAACTATTTCAGGCTATCTCCCTGAGAGCTTTAATGTTGtactgcttttaaaattattcataACTGAATTGATGCTCATTTGTTCTGTTTAATAGAGAAACAAATCGACACAATTTTCTAATATCTAATTACTTTAATTTTTGTCCTATTCAACAACAAtaatgagggagatgggtggtggcaaaatttgaaatataaataaaaataaataaaataaatgaagaaacaaacaaaaagagaagtccaaacaaacaaataaacattgaTTCTGCCAGACAAAGAATTTCCCCCAAATGAGTTAAATATTGGTAGTTTTCTTTCACTTGTTACATGCAAGACGCTAATTCTGTCTACAGTGGAAAACTGAATGAGGTGGAGAACAGTGTGTGCCAGTCCAGTACAGATGCTGTTGGTAACATGTTTTCTGCATTAAGTCACTCCAATCTTTTGCTTCTCTAGAACAGATCTGTAGAAgtttaaaagagaaagacaagATCTCAGGTTCTACTGACCTGTGGGAGCTCTCCTTGTAACTTTTGCTTTTGGGCATAAACCAGAAAAATGTTCAATATTGTATCATAGAGTTAACATGTGAAATGCAAGGCCCCACAAAGCAGCTCAGTGAAGACAATATGCAAGTAGGCCATCGTGTTTGCCTAATCTAAGAGCTGCAATTTAATTATAATCCCCCAATCCAAGTTAGTGGACAGTCTAGATGAAGTGAAGACTGCAGCACATGAGAGACCAGGATAAGATCACATAGTGATGAGGGGAAGAAGATGGTCAGCAATATTGAGGAACATATTTTTTAGTAATAGCTCAGTTTATTTATACATGGTTTTATTTAATTGGTTACATGCTGTCTATCGTGAAAAGGTGATTGCAATAAATGTGCTTAATTCCAGTGTAAACACTTGTTTTCAGAGAGAACACTTTCTCCCATGGAAAAGCATGCAGAGATGAAAGCACCCTTCTCATACTGTAATTGGATCCATATCTTCATAATCCATTTCCAAGGACTGGAGATCCCCGCTGTCAGCAGCTTCtgtttgggtggggtggggtggggtggggtgggggaaatgaaGGTAGAATATTGAAAAAATTTAAAAGTGATAAGGTAAAAGCCTGGaatgtgtgtgtacgtgtgtatgATTGGGAGGAGGGCAGAAGGAAAACTAAGTAAGATTTAAAATTATTGTGTGGCCATGGAGTGGTTTCCCTTCTCCCTTAAGttactttttaaagcaaaactaaGGACAAGGGAAGAGTGTTTACCAATCCTGCTGTTTGCTGAAGCATACTTTGCAAATTAGGGCCAGAAATTCCTCTAGAAAAGATACTATATCAAATTTACATCACTTGCTGTGTCCTTTATTCATTAGCCAATCAGCAAGGTATTTTTAGCAGGATGGAAAAATTGCCAGGATTCTATTAATCAACGGACCATTATACATTTAAGAaattcttttcttaatttttttttctgaaatgtggGCATTTTTGTTCATTTACTCTGAACAAAAATGGCAATAGATATTTACTAGGAGCCCATTTCTCTTCCAAATACTTTTTTCACAGCATATTTTACATCCTTATTCCTCAGGCTGTAGATCAAAGGATTCAACAGGGGTATTATTACGGTGTAAAACACAGAGGCCATTTTGTCAGTGTCAAGGGAATAGCTAGAACTGGGCCGGAAGTACATGAAGAGAATAGTTCCATGAAATATGgccactgctgtgagatgggatGCACATGTGGAAAATGCTTTATACCTCCCCTCTGTGGTGCGGATCCTTAGGACTGCAGTAATAATGAATATATAAGAGGTAATAATGATCAGCAAGGTGCTCATTTCAAACAAGCTGCCAAAAATGAAGATCAGCATTTCATTCATAGAGACGTCACTGCAAGCCAGTTTCAGAAGGGGGGTGAGatcacagaaaaagtgattgatgCCATTGGAGTCACAAAAGGACAACCTCAACAATCCACTAGTATGAATCATAGAGTTCACAATTCCCCATAGATATGAACCGGCTATCAATCCTTTACAAAGCTTCTTAGTCATCACAGAAGTGTAGAGCAAAGGGTTGCAGATGGCCACGTAGCGATCATATGCCATTGCGGCCAATAGGAAAAACTCAGTTGTGGCAAATATTGCAAAGAAACAATACTGGGCAATGCAGGAAGCATAAGATATGGTTTTCTTGTCCACTAAAAGGGTCACCAGCATTATAGGTGTGATGGTGGTGGAATAACAGGCATCTAAAAAGGATAGACTGCTAATAAACACGTACATGGGGGTATGCAGCTGGGGAACAGtccaaattaataaaatcatcCCAAGGTTCCCCATCAGAGTGGCAATATAGATGATTAAAAATGTTGCAAAGAGCAGTGGCCGCATTTCTAGGTGTTCTGTGAGTCCGAAAAGAATGAAGTTGGTGATCAAAGTGTAATTTGTTCCAGACATTGGCTTCATTCCCTCTTTCCTGCGgagacaaataataaaaatgtttctttgccaaaaaaaaagaagtccaGATTATGGAACTCTGAGCAGAGTTGCTTTCCCCTGACCCTAGAACTTGTGGACAAGAGAGAGTTTAATTGGTGGATTTGGGTGGGAAAGGGACATTGTGGTAttcctctgtttctctctttGCTATACCCTTATTCTGCTTTCAGGAAGAGGATATTATACTTTTAAAGAGAACATGTTTGAGAGAGCATTTTCATTTCTACCCGGCCAACAACAGTCAAGAGGACAATAGAATTATTTTAATCTTAGGATTATTATGCCTGTTATATGCTGTATatactgaaatttttaaaaaacttcctaTTTTTGATTTTCCAATAAATAGATTTGTTGAAGCATAATGTATTTTTACTAATAATGAGATTGTGCTAGAGCTGCAATCTTTTGCTTCAGAAGTTAATGTGATCACAGAGTGACTTTTGCAGATATTATAAATATAGGTCTTCATGCAGCTGGATGTATGATGTGCAGTATTTTCGTTACTGGAGATAATTAAAAATTCTCTAGATTGCGTGAAGTTCCTCCAGTACATGTGACAAGGCCTATTCTGTTCTATATGGACTTCACACCTAACTCTGCAGAAGAACAACAACTTGCTCAAATCTATGGGGTGATCATCTCACTAAAACCAGATAGCAGTGCTCAAAATACATTATGGTGTAAAAAGATGAACTGccctgaaacagaaaaatgttatGAATGACTGCCAAGGTCAAAGTTTCCCTTTGGTGGTCTGACTGTCAGGGGCAAGCTTAGGCACTTAGGCACATCTACCTGTATAGGTAGAtacagaagaaaggggaaaaaaacatttacaCTTCTTAGGACCATCTGCAAACTGGCATGTtagttttgaaagaaagaagtaacAAATAAGCCAGTGCAGGTGGacaaagttgtgtgtgtgtgtgtgtgtgtgtgtgtgtgtgtgttcttctaGGTTTGACAGGAGATGCTGCTGGAGTGAGAGGCAACTGGAAAGAAcatggaagagaggaagagagagccaGGAACCAAGATATCCACAGCCAAGGAGATGTAGAGGCTGGGAAGAAGCCTTTGGCATCAGGAGCCAGAGGAGGAATCTGCAAAGAGagaatggaaaggagaatccagccCAAGACTGTAGATGATGGCCAAGCAGTTACACCAGGAGATTCAGGTGCTGGGGAACCAGGGAAAGCAAGTAAAGAAGGAGTGAGAACAGTAAACCTCGATATAGTTACAGTCAGTCAGGCAGGAGAAGTTGTTAGCATTCTTAAGCCTCTAGGTAAGTACATGTGGGAGGAGATAAGAAACTAGCAGCTAAATGTTTTGTGTTACAAAGCAAAGGGGTAGAGGTTTGAaccatttaattaaaattctgtTAGTATCCCTTAGAGTTAGATTTTGTTAGTACAAGGTACATACTTACATATACACTTGATCTCTCTCCCCCCGCTCCCATAACACCAGAATTATTGTAAATACACTATTAAACTAAGATTGTATAGTAATAAACAGCACTGTATTCACTTGTTAGCTCTGTGTAAGCTTTACGCACCCTCTGATAGAAGGAATCTAGGTTTCTCTGGAAATGtgcttttttattattgcaaGTATTAGTACAATCTATTAGGAAAAAGCTGCGTACATAGTAATGGATGGAAAATCTTGCAGGTTTAGTGCCTATACTATCTTGGGCaagtgggtttcttttttttgtgtgtgtatgtgtgatggGAGAATAGTTAGATGTAAAGATTTGACTTACATGGTATGTGTGTTAGCCAAGTGACATCATCAATTACATTTATTTGAGGAAATGTAAACAAAACACATGgttaagaaaagaaagatgagCTTGAAAACACATACATTTTCTTGTAATCTCCAAACACAATCAGACTGAACCCAGTTCCCGAAGAATGTAGTATCTGAGGCATTTGCACCACTTGTGAGTTACTAAACTGAATCTGCTTGCTCACCTCCAActgtttatttttgcattatgTAACCTCCCCATTACTTTGGCAgcccaatttttatttatttatttaggaacttaTATGGCTGCATACCTTATATAAAATAATCCTTGGTGGCTcacattaatattaaataaatatagaataaataatacaaactaaCCAACCCCATGACACTACATATCCCAAGCACAGCACCCCTACATCACACAGACTCCTCACGCTCCTACATTTCCTGGGCTCACTTCTCTCCAAGCCcaaagcctgggtgaagaggctggtcttcacagccctctgaAAGGCTAAGGGGGTGGGGGCTCTTGGAATCCCAGGGTGGAAgccctcaaggcacaaatgaacagGGTCAAATTATCCAACTTTGGACCCAttttgtgaagacccagctctctgacaaaggctgtaatgctgggaaaggtggaaggaaagagaagaggaggatgaccagcagcaaggtggatggactcagttacagtggagatgggtgcactgttggtaGACCTGAAGGAagagattagggacagattgtcatggagagaatctatgtggttgctgagaattgacaatgacttgaaggcatataAACAATCATAATCAATAGACAAAAAGGACTGCTAATCTAAAATGAAGCCATACATGGCAGCTGGGGCCTCTTCCAAGCTATTTCATTCCTTCTGTGAGTATGGAAGCATGAGTATGGAAGCATTCACTGGGATCTCTCTTGCCTCTCCTAAGCAGGAAAGAAACCAAGGTAACTCCAAGGATGTCCTTCATTTGGAAACAATAGACTCAAATATACCAATTCAATTTCAACTTCTGgggcatgggaaaaaaaataagaagaggaCCTGTCAGTATAATCTGTGCAAGCTTCTTAAAGAGACAAATCATGTATGGCACACTGTAGGTTTAATAGGCCAGACATTGTGGCAGCAAAGTTATTTAGGAGGTTCCTTTGTACCTCACATATGACTAATGAATTCTGAATCTGAATAGGTCGTATTATTCTGATGATTGCCAATGAGAAATAGTGAATACTGAGCTAAGCTAATAAAAGATGTGATGCCTACCTTTAAGCAGGAATGTAACACTTCTGATAGGTTTAAAAGTCAAGCATAAACTGAAGGGTGGGTTTTCCTGGGTGTTTATATCAAAGCTTATAAGATGCTTAGTAACATCCCTATAGCAAGGCAATTAAAGTTCTCCCTGATGTGCATATTTAGAGAATGGTAATTAATCTCAAAATGATCCTGATTGTTTATTACTACATccctttcttgtattttttctctttctttctttctttctttctttctttctttctttctttctttctttctttctttctttagcaaTGCATCTTCTCATATGAGCTTCTGTGAAGATTCCCAATGTCAGAGGGCTGTTTCTGTTAAGAGATAGGCAGGTTTACATGGGATGTGGTAGTCTGTGAAATAACACACTCTGCAGTTTTGGggggatttaaaaataatagcaaGTGCCTGGAAATGAACTGATAGCCAATATAGTTGATATGATATTATAGTCTACCTTCCCTTAAGTTATCAGAGCAGAAAAGTAcaaatgttacattatgtcatgtctTCATGTACAAGGTTTTACATGATTTCCACCCCATCTTcctttgtgtgttgtgtgtgttggggggaattctctatttttacacagtgtatgTTTTCACTTATATTGATCACCAGGAAGCAGTATGTGACTACTTTTGTCTTATTTGGGACTCTTTGGTGTATGGCTATAAATTCTGGGCTCCAAAGTTGAGAAGACAGAGAAAGGAGGAATCACCTTCCTTTTCCCCATCCAGTGGGAAATAGCTACTTGGAGCTAAAATCCAAGAACAGTCAAAAGCTGAATTTATTCCTAGTGCACAAGAGAAAGTAGCAGAGAAATTAACATaga contains:
- the LOC134502802 gene encoding olfactory receptor 5J3-like is translated as MIMNNYTMVTEFILLGLTDWLAFEVPLFMIFFLIYFLTLAGNMGMIVLIRISPRLHTPMYFFLSNLSVVDLCYSSIFAPRLLMNLAEFKTISYTGCLTQHCFFVVFVSTEGFLLAVMAYDRYVAICKPLLYTTMMTKRVYVYLVAGSYLGGIVNSLTHTSGLLMLSFCAPGVINHFFCDTPAMLKVSCSDTHINELLLVTFSGVIALSTFLIIIISYLCILSCIIKMHTSGSRYKAFSTCASHLTAVTMFYGPVSLSHLQLSSVYIQQQEKISAVFYTLVVPMLNPVIYSLRNKEVKDALKKAINCQKERDVCHLGMV
- the LOC134487322 gene encoding olfactory receptor 5J3-like; translation: MKPMSGTNYTLITNFILFGLTEHLEMRPLLFATFLIIYIATLMGNLGMILLIWTVPQLHTPMYVFISSLSFLDACYSTTITPIMLVTLLVDKKTISYASCIAQYCFFAIFATTEFFLLAAMAYDRYVAICNPLLYTSVMTKKLCKGLIAGSYLWGIVNSMIHTSGLLRLSFCDSNGINHFFCDLTPLLKLACSDVSMNEMLIFIFGSLFEMSTLLIIITSYIFIITAVLRIRTTEGRYKAFSTCASHLTAVAIFHGTILFMYFRPSSSYSLDTDKMASVFYTVIIPLLNPLIYSLRNKDVKYAVKKVFGREMGS